Proteins encoded by one window of Pseudonocardia sp. HH130629-09:
- a CDS encoding alpha/beta hydrolase family protein, whose protein sequence is MSDHAPRIGRRALLAGLAASPLLGACGNDAPAAPRRPPRDEAVPRTERMAYGGQPQQFGELTFPATRDLPRGTVLVVHGGFWRAGTDLTVMRPVVDALVAANFAVWNIEYRTVNAGGGWPSTFDDVAMAADHLATLRSTRLDLRRLVVLGHSAGGHLAGWLAMRAKLAPGDPGAAPAVRPAGVVSLAGVLDLAGGMLLGDGAVADLVAATPADDPARFRATSPLEAVPLGVPSVCVHGTADEVVPLSQSEDFVAAATAAGDRSEIVRVEGANHLQLIDVRHPGWAAALAAVERLSAPA, encoded by the coding sequence GTGAGTGACCATGCTCCCCGGATCGGACGTCGCGCGCTGCTGGCCGGCCTCGCCGCCTCCCCGCTGCTCGGCGCCTGCGGCAACGACGCCCCCGCGGCCCCGCGCCGACCCCCGCGTGACGAGGCCGTACCGCGGACCGAGCGGATGGCCTACGGCGGCCAGCCCCAGCAGTTCGGCGAGCTGACCTTCCCGGCCACCCGGGACCTGCCCCGTGGCACCGTGCTCGTCGTGCACGGCGGGTTCTGGCGGGCCGGTACCGACCTCACGGTCATGCGGCCGGTGGTCGACGCGCTGGTCGCGGCGAACTTCGCGGTCTGGAACATCGAGTACCGCACGGTGAACGCCGGCGGCGGCTGGCCCTCCACCTTCGACGACGTCGCGATGGCCGCCGACCACCTCGCCACCCTGCGCTCCACCCGGCTCGACCTGCGCCGGCTCGTCGTGCTCGGGCACTCGGCGGGCGGGCACCTCGCGGGCTGGCTCGCGATGCGCGCGAAGCTCGCCCCCGGTGACCCGGGCGCCGCGCCCGCGGTGCGCCCGGCCGGGGTGGTCTCGCTGGCCGGGGTGCTCGACCTGGCCGGCGGGATGCTGCTCGGCGACGGCGCCGTCGCCGACCTCGTCGCGGCGACCCCGGCCGACGACCCGGCCCGGTTCCGCGCGACCAGCCCGCTGGAGGCCGTTCCGCTCGGGGTGCCGTCGGTGTGCGTGCACGGCACCGCCGACGAGGTCGTCCCGCTCTCCCAGAGCGAGGACTTCGTCGCCGCCGCGACGGCCGCCGGGGACCGCTCGGAGATCGTGCGGGTCGAGGGTGCGAACCACCTGCAGCTCATCGACGTGCGCCATCCGGGCTGGGCGGCGGCGCTGGCGGCGGTGGAACGCCTGAGCGCGCCCGCCTGA
- a CDS encoding 16S rRNA (uracil(1498)-N(3))-methyltransferase, whose product MTTAPLFLVDDVASLPGPGSDTVLDGPEGRHAATVRRLRPGEALVLSDGRGGLARAEVVDVAGRDALTVRLHEVTRVPPPAVRVVVAQALVKGDRGELAVETATEAGADGFVPWKAARCVTRWDDGPRGAKALERWRSTVREAAKQARRPWQPGVADPVTTAQLAARVGAADTALVLHESAGDDLASVALPPAGEVLLAVGPEGGVDDAELDHLADAGAVPVRMGPEVLRASTAACVALGALAVRTGRWAR is encoded by the coding sequence GTGACGACGGCGCCGCTGTTCCTGGTCGACGACGTCGCGTCCCTCCCGGGCCCGGGCTCCGACACGGTTCTCGACGGCCCGGAGGGGCGGCACGCCGCGACCGTGCGACGGCTGCGCCCCGGCGAGGCGCTGGTGCTCTCCGACGGCCGGGGCGGGCTCGCCCGCGCCGAGGTCGTCGACGTCGCCGGGCGGGACGCGCTGACCGTGCGGCTGCACGAGGTGACCCGGGTGCCCCCACCCGCGGTCCGCGTCGTCGTCGCGCAGGCGCTGGTCAAGGGCGACCGCGGCGAGCTCGCCGTGGAGACCGCGACCGAGGCCGGTGCCGACGGTTTCGTCCCCTGGAAGGCGGCGCGCTGCGTCACCCGCTGGGACGACGGCCCGCGCGGGGCGAAGGCCCTCGAACGCTGGCGGTCCACCGTGCGGGAGGCGGCCAAGCAGGCCCGGCGGCCGTGGCAGCCCGGGGTCGCCGACCCGGTGACCACCGCGCAGCTCGCCGCCCGGGTCGGTGCCGCCGACACCGCGCTGGTGCTGCACGAGTCCGCGGGCGACGACCTCGCCTCGGTCGCGCTGCCCCCCGCGGGGGAGGTGCTGCTCGCCGTCGGACCGGAGGGCGGCGTCGACGACGCCGAGCTCGACCACCTCGCCGACGCCGGCGCAGTCCCGGTCCGGATGGGGCCTGAGGTGCTGCGGGCCTCCACCGCGGCCTGCGTCGCGCTCGGCGCGCTCGCCGTGCGCACCGGCCGCTGGGCCCGCTGA
- the dnaJ gene encoding molecular chaperone DnaJ has product MARDYYGILGVERGADASEIKRAYRKLARELHPDVNPDPGAQERFREVSAAYEVLTDPEKRRVVDLGGDPLDARGGGGGGGDPFAGFGGFSDIMDAFFGGTAAGGRGRGPRSRVQPGADALIRMELTLEECAAGVQRDLAVDTAVLCTRCQGSGCAEGTHPTACDTCGGSGEIQSVQRSFLGQVVTARPCPTCRGFGEVIPDPCRQCAGDGRVRSRRTVSVKIPAGVAEGMRVRLSGQGEVGSGGGPAGDLYVEVEEAPHELFTRDGADLHCTLPLPMTAAALGTTLPLPLLDGTIAEIDVEPGTQHGTVRTLRGKGMPRLRSTGRIDGHGDLLVHVEVVVPTRLDKEQTDLLRKLAELRGEAQPDLIGGSRNGHGLFSKLRDSWTGR; this is encoded by the coding sequence GTGGCACGCGACTACTACGGGATCCTGGGCGTCGAGCGCGGCGCCGACGCCTCGGAGATCAAGCGGGCGTACCGCAAGCTCGCCCGTGAGCTGCACCCGGACGTCAACCCCGATCCCGGCGCCCAGGAGCGGTTCCGGGAGGTGAGCGCCGCCTACGAGGTGCTGACCGACCCGGAGAAGCGCCGGGTCGTCGACCTCGGTGGCGACCCCCTCGACGCACGCGGCGGGGGTGGCGGCGGCGGTGACCCGTTCGCCGGGTTCGGCGGCTTCAGCGACATCATGGACGCGTTCTTCGGCGGCACCGCGGCCGGTGGACGCGGGCGTGGCCCGCGCAGCCGGGTCCAGCCCGGGGCCGACGCGCTGATCCGGATGGAGCTGACGCTGGAGGAGTGCGCCGCCGGTGTGCAGCGCGACCTCGCGGTCGACACCGCGGTCCTGTGCACCCGGTGCCAGGGCTCGGGCTGCGCCGAGGGCACCCACCCCACCGCCTGCGACACCTGTGGCGGGTCCGGCGAGATCCAGAGCGTGCAGCGCTCGTTCCTCGGTCAGGTCGTCACCGCACGGCCCTGCCCGACCTGCCGCGGGTTCGGCGAGGTCATCCCCGACCCGTGCCGCCAGTGCGCGGGAGACGGCCGGGTCCGGTCCCGGCGCACCGTCTCGGTCAAGATCCCGGCCGGTGTCGCCGAGGGCATGCGGGTGCGCCTGTCCGGGCAGGGTGAGGTCGGCTCCGGTGGCGGTCCCGCCGGTGACCTCTACGTCGAGGTGGAGGAGGCGCCGCACGAGCTGTTCACCCGCGACGGCGCCGACCTGCACTGCACGCTCCCGCTGCCGATGACCGCGGCCGCGCTCGGCACCACGCTGCCGCTGCCGCTGCTCGACGGCACGATCGCCGAGATCGACGTCGAGCCGGGCACCCAGCACGGCACGGTCCGCACGCTGCGCGGCAAGGGCATGCCCCGACTGCGCTCCACCGGGCGCATCGACGGCCACGGCGACCTCCTCGTGCACGTGGAAGTGGTGGTGCCGACCCGGCTGGACAAGGAGCAGACCGACCTGCTGCGCAAGCTCGCCGAGCTGCGCGGCGAGGCACAGCCGGACCTGATCGGTGGCTCGCGCAACGGTCACGGCCTGTTCTCCAAGCTGCGCGACAGCTGGACCGGACGCTGA
- the hrcA gene encoding heat-inducible transcriptional repressor HrcA — protein MNADERRFAVLRAIVADYVSTQEPVGSKAIVDRHNLGVSSATVRNDMAVLEEDGLIAQPHTSAGRIPTDKGYRQFVDRISQFKPLSSAEKRAVQTFLDGAVDLDDVLRRSVRLLAQLTRQVAVVQYPTLTRSTVRHLEVVQLTPARLMLVLITDSGRVDQRVVDLGDVLADDDVARLREMLGNALNGRKLAEASAAVAELPDTAPEDLRTPLLHLATVLIETLVEHPEERMVLGGTANLTRSHADFPGSLRQVLEALEEQVVVMRLLAASQESGLVTVRIGEENEAEDLRTASVVTVGYGSGTPLGGMGVVGPTRMDYPGTISAVHAVARYVGEILTGR, from the coding sequence ATGAACGCCGACGAACGGCGCTTCGCCGTACTGCGGGCCATCGTGGCCGACTACGTGTCGACGCAGGAGCCCGTGGGCTCCAAAGCCATCGTCGACCGGCACAACCTCGGGGTGTCGAGCGCGACGGTCCGCAACGACATGGCCGTCCTCGAGGAGGACGGGCTGATCGCCCAGCCGCACACCAGCGCCGGCCGGATCCCGACCGACAAGGGCTACCGTCAGTTCGTCGACCGGATCTCGCAGTTCAAGCCGCTGTCGTCGGCGGAGAAGCGGGCCGTGCAGACGTTCCTGGACGGTGCGGTCGACCTGGACGACGTGCTGCGCCGCTCGGTGCGGCTGCTCGCGCAGCTGACCCGGCAGGTCGCCGTCGTCCAGTACCCGACGCTGACCCGATCCACGGTCCGCCACCTGGAGGTCGTGCAGCTGACCCCGGCCCGGCTGATGCTGGTGCTGATCACCGACTCCGGGCGCGTCGACCAGCGCGTCGTGGACCTGGGGGACGTGCTCGCCGACGACGACGTCGCCCGGCTGCGCGAGATGCTGGGCAACGCCCTCAACGGTCGCAAGCTCGCCGAGGCCTCCGCGGCCGTCGCCGAGCTGCCCGACACCGCGCCGGAGGACCTGCGCACCCCGCTGCTGCACCTCGCGACGGTGCTCATCGAGACCCTCGTCGAGCACCCCGAGGAGCGGATGGTGCTGGGCGGCACGGCGAACCTGACCCGCAGCCACGCCGACTTCCCCGGCTCGCTGCGCCAGGTCCTGGAGGCGCTGGAGGAGCAGGTCGTGGTCATGCGGCTGCTCGCGGCGTCGCAGGAGTCCGGGCTGGTCACCGTCCGGATCGGCGAGGAGAACGAGGCCGAGGACCTGCGCACCGCGTCCGTGGTCACCGTGGGGTACGGCTCGGGGACCCCATTGGGCGGGATGGGCGTCGTCGGGCCCACCCGGATGGACTACCCGGGCACGATCTCGGCGGTGCATGCGGTCGCCCGGTACGTGGGTGAGATCCTGACCGGTCGGTAG